The Pseudomonas sp. TH06 genome has a window encoding:
- a CDS encoding peptidoglycan DD-metalloendopeptidase family protein, with the protein MSLTVIAQRMGNTSFQRLVTGLVLSTLLVGCSSTKSSNVRVVDRNNAVAQRPAVTTGQYVVRPGDTMFSIAFRYGWDYKALAARNNIPTPYTIHPGQTIRFDGRTGSTPTAVVSSASSSPSSSSKTTVIRRQANGTTTTTTTGSTGAVPSVANKQAPAPLPPPGPAPTGWGWPSNGILIGKFSSNGSLNKGIDIAGDLGQPVLAASDGTVVYAGSGLRGYGELVIIKHSETYVSAYGHNRRLLVREGQQVKVGQTIAEMGSTGTDRVKLHFEIRRQGKPVDPLQFLPRR; encoded by the coding sequence GTGAGTCTCACAGTCATTGCGCAGCGTATGGGTAACACGAGCTTTCAGCGCCTGGTGACTGGCCTTGTCTTGAGCACCTTGCTGGTGGGTTGCTCCAGCACCAAATCGAGCAACGTACGGGTAGTCGATCGTAACAACGCGGTCGCGCAGCGTCCTGCCGTGACGACCGGGCAATATGTAGTCCGTCCGGGCGATACGATGTTTTCCATCGCGTTTCGCTACGGCTGGGACTACAAAGCCCTCGCGGCCCGGAACAATATTCCTACGCCGTATACGATCCACCCGGGTCAGACAATTCGCTTCGATGGCCGTACAGGATCAACGCCGACAGCGGTGGTGAGCAGCGCCAGTTCTTCACCTTCGTCGTCGAGTAAAACCACGGTAATCCGACGCCAGGCAAATGGCACGACTACCACTACAACCACCGGTTCTACTGGAGCTGTACCGTCCGTCGCCAACAAACAAGCGCCGGCGCCACTGCCTCCACCGGGCCCGGCCCCGACCGGCTGGGGATGGCCATCTAATGGCATTCTTATTGGAAAATTCTCTTCAAACGGTAGTTTGAATAAAGGAATTGATATCGCCGGGGATTTGGGACAGCCTGTTTTAGCTGCGTCTGATGGGACGGTGGTTTACGCCGGGAGTGGCTTAAGGGGCTACGGCGAATTAGTCATCATCAAACACAGCGAAACCTACGTCAGTGCTTACGGTCACAACCGTCGGCTGTTGGTTCGGGAGGGACAGCAGGTCAAGGTCGGACAGACAATTGCCGAAATGGGGTCAACGGGTA
- a CDS encoding protein-L-isoaspartate(D-aspartate) O-methyltransferase: MTSQRTRERLIQRLYEEGLSNAKVLEVIRRTPRHLFVDEALAHRAYEDTALPIGHNQTISQPYMVARMSELLLEAGPLDKVLEIGTGSGYQTAVLSQLVERVFSVERIKVLQDRAKERLVELNLRNVVFRWGDGWEGWPALAPYNGIIVTAVATDVPQALLDQLAPGGRMVIPVGSGEVQQLMLIVREEHGFSRHVLGAVRFVPLLNGPLA, from the coding sequence ATGACGTCTCAGCGCACCCGCGAACGGTTGATCCAGCGCCTGTATGAAGAAGGCCTGTCCAACGCCAAGGTGCTGGAAGTGATCCGCCGCACGCCGCGTCACCTGTTCGTCGACGAAGCGCTGGCGCATCGCGCTTATGAAGACACGGCCCTGCCGATCGGCCATAACCAGACCATCTCCCAGCCTTATATGGTGGCGCGCATGAGCGAGCTGCTGCTTGAGGCCGGGCCGTTGGACAAGGTGCTGGAAATCGGCACGGGCTCCGGTTATCAGACGGCCGTGTTGTCGCAATTGGTGGAGCGAGTGTTCTCGGTTGAACGCATCAAGGTCTTGCAGGATCGGGCCAAGGAACGTCTGGTCGAGCTCAACCTGCGCAACGTGGTGTTCCGTTGGGGCGACGGCTGGGAAGGCTGGCCGGCGCTGGCGCCGTACAACGGCATCATCGTCACCGCTGTCGCTACCGATGTGCCGCAAGCCTTGCTTGATCAACTGGCGCCAGGTGGGCGCATGGTGATCCCGGTCGGTTCTGGTGAAGTGCAGCAATTGATGCTGATCGTGCGAGAAGAGCACGGCTTTTCCCGACACGTTCTGGGTGCTGTTCGTTTCGTGCCTTTGCTCAACGGGCCACTGGCCTGA
- the surE gene encoding 5'/3'-nucleotidase SurE → MRILISNDDGVTAPGLAALYAALADYTECVVIAPEQDKSGASSSLTLDRPLHPQYLANGFISLNGTPTDCVHLGLNGLLEREPDMVVSGINLGANLGDDVLYSGTVAAALEGRFLERPSFAFSLASRQVDNLPTAAYFARKLVEAHAGLDLPPRTVLNVNIPNLPLDHIRGIQLTRLGHRARAAAPMKVVDPRGKAGYWIAAAGDAEDGGPGTDFHAVMQGYVSITPLQLDRTFNDAFRSLDGWLEGLR, encoded by the coding sequence ATGCGTATTCTGATTTCTAACGACGATGGGGTAACCGCACCCGGTCTCGCCGCGCTTTATGCTGCGCTGGCGGATTACACCGAGTGCGTGGTTATCGCCCCGGAGCAGGACAAAAGCGGCGCCAGCAGTTCGCTGACGCTCGACCGTCCGTTGCACCCGCAATACCTGGCCAACGGCTTTATCAGCCTCAATGGCACACCAACCGATTGCGTGCACCTGGGCCTCAACGGCTTGCTGGAGCGCGAACCGGACATGGTGGTTTCCGGCATCAACCTCGGCGCCAATCTGGGCGATGACGTGTTGTATTCCGGGACAGTGGCGGCAGCCCTTGAAGGGCGTTTTCTTGAGCGTCCATCGTTTGCTTTCTCGCTGGCCTCACGCCAGGTGGATAATCTGCCGACGGCGGCTTACTTTGCGCGCAAACTGGTCGAGGCCCATGCCGGGCTGGATCTGCCGCCGCGCACGGTGCTCAACGTGAACATTCCCAATTTGCCGCTCGACCATATTCGCGGTATTCAGTTGACCCGACTGGGGCATCGCGCCCGGGCGGCGGCGCCGATGAAGGTGGTCGACCCGCGTGGCAAGGCCGGTTACTGGATTGCTGCCGCCGGCGACGCTGAAGACGGCGGTCCGGGTACGGACTTTCATGCGGTGATGCAGGGCTACGTTTCCATCACGCCGTTACAGCTTGATCGCACCTTCAACGATGCCTTCAGAAGTCTCGACGGCTGGCTGGAGGGACTGCGCTGA
- the truD gene encoding tRNA pseudouridine(13) synthase TruD — MNELQLLGPRAYGESLGSAVLKAVAEDFQVDEVLDIPFSGDGEHLWIWVEKRGLNTEEAARRIAKAAGVPLRTVSYAGLKDRQALTRQWFSVQLPGKADPDLSAAENDTLKILKTTRHKRKLQRGAHSANGFTLRLTQFNGDKAAIEERLQLIARQGIPNYFGAQRFGHDGGNVVDARSWAARKALPEQRNVRSRLLSTARSFLFNQVLAARVADGTWQKAQVGDLLAFTDSRSFFPAGEAECSDPRLAILDLHPTGPQWGEGDSPAAGAVHDLEQGIAAREADLRDWLIHAGMSHERRILRLPIGGLTWHYPQPDILQLEFVLPAGCFATVLVRELVDLVPVGQTDSPCVF; from the coding sequence ATGAATGAACTGCAATTGCTCGGCCCGCGTGCCTATGGCGAGTCCTTGGGCAGCGCCGTACTGAAAGCGGTCGCGGAAGACTTTCAGGTCGACGAAGTGCTCGATATCCCGTTCAGCGGCGATGGCGAGCACTTGTGGATCTGGGTCGAAAAGCGTGGCCTGAACACCGAGGAGGCTGCGCGGCGTATCGCCAAGGCTGCCGGCGTGCCTTTGCGCACCGTCAGCTATGCAGGTCTCAAGGATCGCCAGGCGTTGACCCGTCAGTGGTTCAGCGTGCAACTGCCAGGCAAGGCTGACCCGGATCTGTCGGCAGCGGAAAACGACACGCTGAAGATCCTCAAGACCACCCGCCACAAGCGCAAGTTGCAACGCGGTGCGCATTCGGCCAACGGTTTCACCTTGCGTCTGACTCAGTTCAATGGCGACAAGGCTGCCATTGAAGAACGTCTGCAACTGATCGCCAGACAAGGCATTCCCAATTATTTCGGTGCTCAGCGCTTCGGCCATGACGGCGGCAACGTCGTCGATGCGCGTTCGTGGGCGGCGCGCAAGGCCTTGCCGGAGCAGCGCAATGTGCGTTCGCGCCTGCTCTCGACCGCGCGCAGTTTTCTGTTCAATCAGGTGCTCGCGGCACGTGTTGCCGATGGCACCTGGCAAAAAGCCCAAGTCGGCGATCTGCTGGCGTTCACCGACAGCCGCAGTTTTTTTCCGGCCGGTGAAGCTGAATGCAGCGATCCGCGCCTGGCGATTCTCGATCTGCATCCGACCGGCCCGCAGTGGGGCGAAGGTGACTCGCCGGCCGCTGGCGCTGTCCATGATCTGGAGCAGGGGATTGCCGCCCGTGAAGCGGATCTGCGTGATTGGTTGATTCACGCCGGCATGAGCCACGAACGTCGTATCCTGCGGCTGCCCATTGGCGGGTTGACGTGGCATTATCCCCAGCCTGACATTCTGCAACTGGAATTCGTCCTCCCGGCCGGATGCTTCGCCACCGTATTGGTGCGCGAACTCGTTGATCTGGTGCCGGTGGGGCAGACGGACAGCCCATGCGTATTCTGA
- the ispF gene encoding 2-C-methyl-D-erythritol 2,4-cyclodiphosphate synthase: MRIGHGYDVHRFAEGDFITLGGVRIAHSFGLLAHSDGDVLLHALSDALLGAAALGDIGKHFPDTDPQFKGADSRALLRHVVALIHAKGWKVGNVDNTIVAQAPKMAPHIESMRALIAADLQVELDQVNVKATTTEKLGFVGREEGIAVHSVALLLRA; the protein is encoded by the coding sequence ATGCGTATTGGCCACGGCTATGATGTGCACCGTTTCGCTGAAGGCGATTTCATTACTCTGGGCGGCGTGCGCATTGCACACAGCTTCGGGCTGCTCGCTCATTCCGACGGTGACGTCCTGCTGCACGCCTTGAGCGATGCCTTGCTCGGCGCGGCGGCGCTGGGCGATATCGGCAAACACTTCCCGGACACCGACCCGCAATTCAAGGGCGCTGACAGCCGTGCGCTGCTGCGTCACGTGGTCGCGCTGATCCACGCCAAAGGCTGGAAAGTCGGCAACGTCGACAACACCATTGTCGCCCAGGCGCCGAAAATGGCCCCGCATATCGAATCGATGCGCGCGCTGATCGCGGCGGATCTTCAAGTTGAATTGGATCAAGTGAACGTGAAAGCTACCACCACCGAAAAGCTTGGCTTTGTCGGTCGCGAAGAGGGCATCGCCGTGCACTCCGTTGCCTTGTTGCTGCGCGCATGA
- the fghA gene encoding S-formylglutathione hydrolase: MSLENISCQKSFGGWHKRYRHRSDVLGCDMVFAVYLPPQAEQGGKLPVLYWLSGLTCTDENFMQKAGAQRMAAELGLIIVAPDTSPRGPDVPGDPDNAWDFGLGAGFYLNATQEPWSRHYRMHDYVVQELPSLVEAHFPASDKRSISGHSMGGHGALVCALRNPGRYQSVSAFSPINNPMDCPWGQKAFSRYLGEDRSKWKEWDACALIADATEKLPLLVDQGDRDDFLANQLKPEALQQAAKQASHPLTLRLQPGYDHSYFFISSFIDDHLQHHARALKA; encoded by the coding sequence ATGAGTCTGGAAAATATCTCCTGTCAGAAGAGTTTCGGCGGTTGGCACAAGCGTTATCGCCATCGTTCCGATGTGCTCGGTTGCGACATGGTGTTCGCTGTCTATCTGCCTCCGCAGGCAGAGCAGGGCGGCAAGTTGCCGGTGCTGTACTGGCTGTCGGGCCTGACCTGCACCGATGAGAACTTCATGCAGAAGGCTGGCGCCCAGCGCATGGCCGCCGAGCTCGGTTTGATCATTGTTGCGCCGGACACCAGTCCACGTGGTCCTGATGTGCCGGGTGATCCTGACAATGCGTGGGATTTTGGCCTCGGTGCGGGGTTTTATTTGAATGCCACGCAGGAACCTTGGTCGCGACACTATCGGATGCATGACTATGTCGTGCAGGAATTGCCTTCACTGGTTGAAGCGCATTTCCCAGCGTCGGACAAACGCAGCATCAGCGGCCACTCCATGGGCGGCCACGGTGCGTTGGTCTGCGCGCTGCGCAATCCGGGGCGTTACCAGTCGGTGTCGGCGTTTTCACCGATCAACAATCCGATGGATTGCCCGTGGGGCCAGAAGGCTTTTTCCCGTTACCTGGGCGAAGACCGCTCGAAGTGGAAAGAATGGGATGCTTGTGCGTTGATTGCTGACGCTACCGAAAAACTGCCATTGCTGGTCGATCAAGGGGATCGCGACGACTTCCTCGCCAACCAGCTCAAGCCGGAAGCGCTGCAACAAGCGGCAAAACAAGCGAGCCATCCGCTGACATTGCGCCTGCAACCGGGCTACGACCACAGCTATTTCTTCATCTCAAGCTTCATTGACGACCACTTGCAGCATCACGCACGCGCCCTCAAGGCCTAA
- a CDS encoding S-(hydroxymethyl)glutathione dehydrogenase/class III alcohol dehydrogenase translates to MIKSRAAVAFEAKKPLEIVEVDVAMPKAGEVLLRVVASGVCHTDAYTLSGADPEGIFPSILGHEGGAIVEAIGEGVTSVAVGDHVIPLYTPECGQCKFCKSGKTNLCQAIRATQGKGLMPDGTSRFSYKGETIFHYMGTSTFSEYTVLPEISVAKISKDAPLEKVCLLGCGVTTGIGAVINTAKVKPGDTVAIFGLGGIGLSAVIGAVKAKASRIIAIDINPAKFEIAKQLGATDCVNPKDFDRPIQEVIVDMTDGGVDFSFECIGNVQLMRAALECCHKGWGESVIIGVAGAGQEIATRPFQLVTGRVWRGSAFGGVRGRTELPSYVDMAQSGEIPLDTFITHTMGLEDINKAFDLMHEGKSIRTVIHF, encoded by the coding sequence ATGATCAAGTCGCGCGCCGCCGTTGCCTTCGAGGCCAAGAAGCCGCTGGAAATCGTAGAAGTCGATGTCGCCATGCCCAAGGCTGGTGAAGTGTTGCTGCGCGTGGTGGCTTCCGGTGTTTGCCACACTGACGCTTACACCCTGTCCGGCGCTGACCCGGAAGGGATCTTCCCGTCGATCCTCGGCCACGAAGGCGGCGCCATCGTCGAAGCCATCGGTGAAGGCGTAACCTCGGTAGCCGTCGGCGACCACGTCATTCCGCTGTACACGCCGGAATGTGGCCAGTGCAAATTCTGCAAGTCCGGCAAAACCAACCTGTGTCAGGCGATTCGCGCGACCCAGGGCAAGGGCCTGATGCCGGACGGTACTTCGCGTTTTTCCTACAAGGGCGAGACGATTTTCCACTACATGGGCACGTCGACGTTCTCGGAATACACCGTGTTGCCGGAAATCTCCGTCGCCAAAATTTCCAAAGACGCGCCGCTGGAGAAAGTCTGCCTGCTGGGCTGTGGCGTCACCACCGGTATCGGCGCAGTGATCAACACTGCCAAGGTCAAACCGGGTGACACCGTCGCCATTTTCGGCCTCGGCGGCATCGGTTTGTCGGCGGTGATCGGCGCGGTGAAAGCCAAGGCTTCACGCATCATTGCCATCGACATCAACCCGGCCAAATTCGAAATCGCCAAGCAACTGGGCGCCACCGATTGCGTAAACCCGAAAGATTTCGATCGCCCGATCCAGGAAGTCATCGTCGACATGACCGATGGCGGCGTCGACTTCTCCTTCGAATGCATCGGCAACGTGCAACTGATGCGCGCCGCCCTTGAGTGCTGCCACAAAGGTTGGGGCGAGTCGGTGATCATCGGCGTCGCCGGTGCCGGCCAGGAAATCGCTACCCGTCCGTTCCAACTGGTGACCGGTCGCGTCTGGCGCGGTTCGGCGTTCGGCGGCGTGCGCGGCCGTACCGAGTTGCCAAGCTATGTCGACATGGCGCAGAGCGGTGAGATCCCGCTGGATACTTTCATCACCCACACCATGGGCCTGGAAGACATCAACAAGGCGTTCGACCTGATGCACGAAGGCAAGAGCATCCGTACCGTCATTCATTTCTAA
- a CDS encoding LysR substrate-binding domain-containing protein, producing the protein MSENRWEGIDEFVAVAECSQFTAAAERLGVSSSHISRQIVRLEERLQTRLLYRSTRRVTLTEAGQTFLQHCQRLQDGREEALRAVGDLTSEPKGMLRMTCAVAYGERFIVPLVTRFMGLYPQLRIDIELSNRQLDLVHEGLDLAIRLGRLQDSRLVATRLAPRRMYLCASPSYLERYGRPHSLSELSRHNCLIGSSDIWQLEQNGREFSQRVQGNWRCNSGQAVLDAALQGVGLCQLPDYYVLEHLHSGALISLLETHQPPNTAVWALYPQQRHLSPKVRKLVDFLKEGLAEQPEYRV; encoded by the coding sequence ATGTCCGAAAACCGCTGGGAAGGTATCGACGAGTTCGTCGCCGTTGCCGAATGCAGCCAATTCACCGCGGCAGCCGAACGCCTTGGGGTTTCTTCCTCGCACATCAGTCGGCAAATCGTACGACTGGAAGAGCGCTTGCAGACACGCCTGCTCTATCGCAGTACGCGCCGGGTGACGCTGACCGAGGCTGGACAGACTTTTCTGCAACATTGCCAGCGCCTGCAGGACGGTCGTGAAGAGGCCTTGCGCGCCGTTGGCGATCTGACCAGCGAGCCGAAAGGCATGCTGCGCATGACTTGCGCCGTTGCCTACGGTGAGCGATTTATCGTGCCGCTGGTAACACGGTTCATGGGGCTGTACCCACAACTGCGCATTGATATTGAATTGAGCAATCGCCAACTCGATCTGGTGCATGAAGGACTTGATCTGGCGATTCGGTTGGGGCGCCTACAGGATTCGCGATTGGTCGCAACGCGGCTGGCGCCGAGGCGCATGTATCTGTGCGCGTCGCCGTCCTACCTGGAACGGTATGGCCGCCCACACAGTTTGTCGGAACTGAGCCGTCACAATTGCCTGATTGGCAGCTCGGACATCTGGCAGCTGGAGCAAAACGGGCGGGAATTTTCCCAGCGGGTGCAGGGAAACTGGCGCTGCAACAGTGGGCAAGCGGTGCTGGATGCGGCGCTGCAAGGGGTTGGGTTGTGTCAGTTGCCGGATTATTACGTGCTCGAGCATCTGCACAGTGGTGCGTTGATTTCGTTGCTGGAGACGCATCAGCCGCCGAATACGGCAGTGTGGGCGCTGTATCCGCAGCAACGGCATTTGTCGCCAAAGGTGCGCAAACTGGTGGATTTCTTGAAGGAAGGTTTGGCTGAACAGCCGGAGTATCGGGTTTGA
- the ispD gene encoding 2-C-methyl-D-erythritol 4-phosphate cytidylyltransferase produces the protein MINSLPAFWAVIPAAGVGARMAADRPKQYLQLGGRTILEHSLGCFLDHPSLKGLAVSLAVDDPYWPNLACVSDPRIQRVEGGAERSGSVLNALLHLHAQGADDEDWVLVHDAARPNLSRDDLDKLLAELADDAVGGLLAVPARDTLKRVDKHGRVVETVDRSVIWQAYTPQMFRLGALHRALADSLVADAVITDEASAMEWAGLAPRLIEGRADNLKVTRPEDLEWLRQRWANRR, from the coding sequence ATGATCAATTCCCTGCCGGCCTTCTGGGCCGTGATTCCTGCCGCGGGCGTCGGTGCCCGTATGGCCGCGGACCGTCCCAAGCAATATCTGCAACTGGGCGGGCGCACAATTCTCGAACACAGCCTTGGCTGTTTCCTCGATCACCCAAGCCTCAAGGGTTTGGCGGTCAGTCTGGCGGTTGATGATCCTTACTGGCCGAATCTGGCGTGCGTCAGCGATCCGCGTATTCAGCGCGTTGAGGGCGGGGCCGAGCGCTCCGGCTCGGTGCTTAATGCCTTGCTGCATTTGCATGCGCAGGGTGCTGATGATGAAGATTGGGTGCTGGTACACGATGCGGCACGTCCCAACCTGAGTCGCGATGACCTCGACAAGCTGCTCGCTGAGTTGGCGGATGACGCGGTGGGTGGTTTGCTCGCCGTTCCCGCGCGCGACACCCTGAAACGAGTCGACAAGCACGGTCGTGTGGTTGAAACCGTGGATCGCAGTGTGATCTGGCAAGCCTATACGCCGCAGATGTTTCGCCTGGGGGCGTTGCATCGGGCATTGGCCGACAGTCTGGTCGCTGACGCCGTGATTACCGATGAAGCTTCGGCGATGGAGTGGGCGGGGCTGGCGCCTCGCTTGATTGAAGGTCGTGCAGATAACCTCAAAGTAACCCGGCCGGAAGACCTGGAATGGTTGCGCCAGCGTTGGGCTAACCGCCGTTAA
- the ftsB gene encoding cell division protein FtsB — protein MRSPYWLFLVLLLLLAGLQYRLWVGNGSLAQVAELNQQIADQHAENEGLLERNRVMDAEVSELKKGMETVEERARHELGMVKDGETLYQLAQ, from the coding sequence ATGCGCAGTCCTTACTGGTTGTTTCTCGTTTTGCTCTTGCTACTGGCCGGTCTGCAGTACCGCCTGTGGGTGGGCAATGGCAGTCTGGCGCAGGTCGCCGAGCTGAATCAGCAGATTGCTGATCAACATGCCGAGAACGAAGGTCTGCTGGAGCGCAACCGGGTGATGGACGCTGAAGTCAGCGAGTTGAAGAAAGGCATGGAGACCGTTGAAGAACGGGCTCGTCACGAATTGGGAATGGTCAAGGACGGCGAAACCCTTTACCAGTTGGCCCAATGA
- the eno gene encoding phosphopyruvate hydratase, protein MAKIVDIKGREVLDSRGNPTVEADVLLDNGIIGSACAPSGASTGSREALELRDGDKSRYLGKGVLKAVANINGPIRDLLLGTDPSDQKALDHAMIKLDGTENKGSLGANAILAVSLAAAKAAAQDQDLPLYAHIANLNGTPGVYSMPVPMMNIINGGEHADNNVDIQEFMVQPVGAKSFSEGLRMGTEIFHHLKAVLKARGLSTAVGDEGGFAPNLASNEDALKVISEAVANAGYKLGTDVTLALDCAASEFYEDGKYNLSGEGQVFTAEGFADYLKGLTERYPIISIEDGLDESDWAGWKILTDKIGEKTQLVGDDLFVTNTKILKEGIDKKIANSILIKFNQIGTLTETLEAIQMAKAAGYTAVISHRSGETEDSTIADLAVGTSAGQIKTGSLCRSDRVSKYNQLLRIEEQLNGKAKYNGRSEFRG, encoded by the coding sequence ATGGCAAAAATCGTCGACATCAAAGGTCGTGAAGTTCTCGACTCCCGTGGCAATCCCACCGTGGAAGCGGACGTGCTTCTCGACAACGGCATCATCGGCAGCGCTTGCGCGCCGTCCGGTGCATCCACTGGCTCGCGTGAAGCGCTCGAGCTGCGTGATGGCGACAAGAGCCGTTACCTGGGCAAGGGCGTGCTCAAAGCGGTAGCCAACATCAACGGTCCGATCCGCGATCTGCTGCTGGGTACCGACCCAAGCGACCAGAAAGCCCTGGATCACGCGATGATCAAGCTCGACGGTACTGAAAACAAAGGTTCCCTGGGCGCCAACGCCATCCTCGCCGTGTCTCTGGCTGCGGCCAAGGCTGCTGCTCAGGATCAGGACCTGCCGCTGTACGCACACATCGCCAACCTGAACGGTACCCCGGGTGTTTACTCGATGCCGGTTCCGATGATGAACATCATCAACGGTGGCGAGCACGCCGATAACAACGTCGACATCCAGGAATTCATGGTTCAGCCGGTTGGCGCCAAGTCTTTCTCGGAAGGTCTGCGCATGGGCACCGAGATTTTCCATCACCTGAAAGCTGTGCTGAAGGCCCGTGGCCTGAGCACCGCCGTTGGCGACGAAGGCGGTTTCGCACCGAACCTGGCGTCCAACGAAGACGCGCTGAAAGTGATCTCCGAAGCTGTGGCCAACGCCGGTTACAAGCTGGGCACCGACGTGACCCTGGCACTGGACTGCGCGGCCAGCGAATTCTACGAAGACGGCAAGTACAACCTGTCCGGCGAAGGCCAGGTGTTCACCGCTGAAGGTTTCGCCGACTACCTGAAAGGTCTGACCGAGCGTTACCCGATCATCTCGATCGAAGACGGTCTGGACGAGTCCGACTGGGCTGGCTGGAAAATCCTCACCGACAAGATCGGTGAGAAGACTCAGCTGGTGGGCGACGATCTGTTCGTGACCAACACCAAGATCCTGAAAGAGGGCATCGATAAAAAGATCGCCAACTCGATCCTGATCAAGTTCAACCAGATCGGCACCCTGACCGAAACCCTGGAAGCCATCCAGATGGCCAAGGCTGCCGGTTACACCGCCGTGATCTCGCACCGTTCGGGCGAAACCGAAGATTCGACCATCGCCGACCTGGCTGTGGGCACCTCGGCTGGCCAGATCAAGACCGGTTCGCTGTGCCGTTCCGACCGCGTCTCCAAGTACAACCAACTGCTGCGTATCGAAGAGCAGTTGAATGGCAAAGCCAAGTACAACGGTCGCAGCGAGTTCCGCGGCTAA
- the kdsA gene encoding 3-deoxy-8-phosphooctulonate synthase encodes MAQKIIRVGDIEIANDKPMVLFGGMNVLESRDMAMQVCEEYVKVTEKLGIPYVFKASFDKANRSSVASYRGPGLEEGMRIFQDIKQAFGVPIITDVHEPDQAAVVAEVCDIIQLPAFLSRQTDLVVAMAKTNAVINIKKAQFLAPQEMKHILNKCVEAGNDQLILCERGSSFGYNNLVVDMLGFGIMKQFEYPVFFDVTHSLQMPGGRSDSAGGRRAQVLDLAKAGMSQGLAGLFLEAHPDPDNAKCDGPCALRLDKLEPFLAQLKALDELVKSFPTVETA; translated from the coding sequence ATGGCACAGAAGATCATCCGCGTCGGCGACATCGAGATTGCCAACGACAAACCCATGGTGCTGTTCGGCGGCATGAACGTGCTGGAAAGCCGTGACATGGCCATGCAGGTTTGCGAAGAGTATGTGAAGGTCACCGAGAAACTCGGTATCCCTTACGTGTTCAAGGCCAGTTTCGACAAGGCCAACCGTTCTTCTGTTGCCTCGTATCGCGGTCCTGGCCTGGAAGAGGGCATGCGCATCTTCCAGGACATCAAACAAGCCTTCGGCGTACCGATCATCACCGACGTCCACGAGCCCGATCAGGCCGCGGTCGTCGCTGAGGTCTGCGACATCATTCAACTGCCGGCCTTCCTGTCGCGCCAGACCGATCTGGTCGTCGCGATGGCCAAGACCAATGCAGTGATCAATATCAAGAAAGCCCAGTTCCTCGCGCCTCAGGAAATGAAACACATCCTGAACAAGTGTGTGGAAGCGGGTAACGATCAGTTGATCCTCTGCGAGCGTGGTTCGAGCTTCGGCTACAACAACCTCGTGGTTGACATGCTCGGCTTCGGCATCATGAAGCAGTTCGAGTATCCGGTATTCTTCGACGTGACCCATTCGCTGCAAATGCCTGGCGGTCGTTCCGACTCCGCCGGCGGTCGCCGTGCCCAGGTTCTGGACTTGGCCAAGGCCGGTATGAGCCAAGGTCTGGCGGGTCTGTTCCTCGAAGCGCACCCGGATCCGGACAACGCCAAATGCGACGGCCCTTGCGCCTTGCGTCTGGACAAACTGGAGCCATTCCTGGCCCAGCTCAAAGCGTTGGACGAACTGGTGAAGAGTTTTCCGACGGTAGAAACCGCGTAA